TTTTTCATAAGACACAGTTCCATCTTTCAAAGTGATTTCAAAATAATAAGTACCCGATTTTAAATCTCTGACACTGATATTTTCTCCTTCAACTTTTACAGATCTTACTTTTCTTCCGGCAGATTCATAAATATCTATCGATTTTATTTTATCTGCATTTTTAAAGCTCACTGTTTCTTTAGCCGGATTGGGATAAAGATTCATTTTTTTACTTTCCAGAACTGTTTCATTAGTTCCTAATGTACCAAAATTAAGGGCTGTAGTACCGCAGCTGTTAGAGCCATGATAAGCAATTGTAAAATTTGACAGCCTGCGTCCATAAGTAATGTTTAAAGGGCTTGTAGGCGGAACAGTAAAGACATAATCATTAGCATCCCCAGTGTTTAAAGCTCTTGTAGCAATTACAGTACGAACGCTACCTGCCACTGTATTGGATGTTACAGTCCAGTTTTGAGTCGCGTCCAACGGCGGAACAATTCCCTGCCCATTAAATGTTCTGTCACTTAAGTTGGTACCATCAAAAATGACAACATCTTTCCCTATATCATCCATATTCGTTGTATTGAATGCCATTCCTAACCATCCTGAAGAAGGACCGATAAGGGTAAGAGTAACTAAAGAAGGGGTAAGGTCTATCTTAACTGAATAAGCCAAATCTGCTCCTCCCGGTGTAGAAAAGAGAGGCACAGTACCTGTCGAATACTGACTTTTTACTTGCAAAAAAGCAAAAAGTCCAACCAATAATAATGTAGTTTTTAATTTCATATGGTCAATTTTTTAGTAGGTTAATAATATCTTGATTTTTAGAAGACAGGGCGTACTCAAAAACAGTTTTTCCCTGTTTATCTGATAATGTTTTATTGGCTTTATTCTTTAGCAGCAACTCAATCATTTCTTTGTTTTGAGACTGAACAGCATATATCAGTGGAGTTACACCGCTGCTGCTGGGCACATTTGGATCAGCATTGTTCTCTAATAATTTCTTAGTGAGATTTCTATCTCCTTTAAAAACAGAAGCCGTTAAAGCTGTTCCTTCTCCACTTGCATAATTCATATTTTTAACGTGGGTAATTAAAAATTCAGCAACCGGAGTATTTCCTCTGTAGCAAGCTAAAATCAGCGGTGAAAATCCGTTCTCATTAGTTTGATTAATGATATCCGGATTTTGTTTCATCAGTACCTGTACTTCAGCTACCGTTCCGCTTCTCGCAATATCAAATATGGATTTTGCCTTGTCCTGAGCAGATACCAATGAGCTCAGAAACAGTCCTAATACTAAGATTATAGTTTTCATTGTTTTACCATTACGTAGTTGTACTCAATATTGACATTTTCTGCCACTTTCTTGGTAACCATTTTAGGAATGGTCACTTTATAGTCGGCAGGTTTGGCTACAAACCCACCCTGCATATAGATTTTACCGTCTTTTGTATATAAAGTAGCAGAAGAGGCAACGGCTTTGTCCACTCCATGAAAGTTTAGAGTTCCCTGAACGGTATACTTTTGTGGGCTTGCGCTAAGCTTTGTTTTATCAAAGTTGACAATCTTCCCTTTGAAAGTTGTTTTCGGGTATTTTGCAGATTCAGCATAGCTTTCATTGAAATGCTCTTCCATTAATTTTGTTTTAAAATGAAAGTTTTTAACGGTTGAAACAGAAGCCATTTCACCATTATCTGTATTGAGAATAACAATATTGTTATCATCCTGAGCAAAAATGTTATCAAACAGAGGAACCGAAGCTTCAAAAGTTACTTTCCCTGTTTTAGAACTGTATTTTTGCGCGGAAGCGTACCCCGCAGAAACGAGTAATATGCTTAATAATGCTAATTTTTTCATATTAATTTTTTTTTAATTTTCATTTAACCCGTCAGCTTTCCACTTGATGAAAATATTGATTTGGGCAGCAGACAGGGATCCTCCCTTCGGCATCTTCTTCGGATCTCCATTGGGTCTTTGAATACGGTCCAGAATTCCGTCTATATTATTTTTCACCTGATCATAAGTAACCAGCGGTTTAAAACTTCCTGAGGAATGACAGTTTATACAGCTGTTATCCACAATTGGTTTTACATCTGCCGTATATTTTACAGCAGTAGTGATGGGTGTATTAGACGTATTATCAGAGATCTCTTCATAAGTTCTGCTGTCACAAGCCATCAGTATGATTGCTGATGACAATACCAGTAAGGATGTTCGCTTTTTCATATTAAAAAACTCTATAAAGATTAAACCCAAAGAAAATATGCCCTTTTCCCCATGTTCCAGTGGCATTGGTAAGATATCCGATATCTGAATTTATCTGGGAGTTTGTGAGTAAAAGCTGGAAAACATGTCCCCCGGTTTCTATATCTACCCCTAATGATAAAGGGTTTTTATAAAAACTGTGATCGTCGAAATTCACAAAGTATTCTGCATTCACAGAAACTCTTTTTGAGATTTTGTAGCGTCCTCCCAGACCTGCCAGAAACTGATTTTTGTTTTCAATGGTAGGTTCATAAAGGTTTTTATGAACAAAGGAAGGCGTAAGCTGTACTGAAAGCTTATCACTGAATCTTCTTGAAATCAGTGCCTGCGTAAGATAAGAAAGCCTGTCACTGAATTTAAGGTGCGGATAAGTATCTTTATCCAATTCAGTATTGGTAGCCATTACATTGTACCCCACAATATCCACGGGAAAATTTTCGCTTTGTTTTACCAGCTTGTATTTCACTGCCCCTTCAAACGTTTTCATATTCGTTTCTCTGGAAAGGCTTACTGATACTGCATCTGATATCCCATAAATGACCCCAAGCTTAGTGGAAGCATGATCCAGGCCGAAAAAGTCTTTGAATCCTGCACTTATATCTCCAAATCTATGAGCTACAACAATGTACCATTCTTTTTTGGCTGCGAGTTTTGTGGATTGCCCTGTAACAATCTGAAGGGCTTTAAAGGCGGGTTGTGAGGTTTCCGTATTGGTTTTAACGGTGTCAATATCTTTCAACAAGTCTTCCTGTGCAAAGACAAGACCTGAAGAAAATACTGACAAAAATAAGAGAGTTTTTGTCATATACAATTTGATTTAAATTATGATATAACAAACTTATCGAGTTCTCAATTCAAAAACAGGTGATAAAAGTCACCACTGAAATTGTTTTTATCAATGACAGAGATAAACTTTTCAAACAAATAAAATTAGACCATCCTAACATTTTCATTTACAGTAACTTTTATTCCTTCTTTGGTCTGAACAATTTCACCTTCACTTTCAATTTTTTTCAAAACTCTGCTTACAACTTCTCGGGAAGTTCCCAAACTGCTGGCTATTTCACGATGAGTGATCTTAATAGGATTGCTTCCTGTAGTTGAAATCTGTTGTTTAATGTAATTCAGAACTCTTTTATCCAGCCTGTGGAAAACAGCATCGTTTACCATACTCATCACTTCTGAAAACCTTCGGTCATATTCGTGATAAAATAGTTTATTGATTTCCGGAAATTTAATGAGCCATTCATGCATGATAGAAACAGGAATAAGAATAGCCTGGGAATCTTCTTCTGCAATAGCATATACTCTACTGATGTAATCTGTCAGGATAGATGAAAAGGTCATCAGACAGCTATCTTTAGGCTTGATGTAATAGTAGATGAGTTCTCTTCCATCATTAAGGGTAAAAACCTTGATAGAACCTTTTATTAAGAAAGGGACAAATTTGTTTTTCTGCCCTTCCCTTATGATTTCAGTTTTTGCTTTTATATCAATAGCAACAGCATGCTTTTCCAGCTCAGATAAAAAATCGGCGCCTAAAAAGCCAAATTTACTTATAGCGAACGAGTTATCAATCATATCTTATATTTTCTGCTTTTTCTTAAACAAAGATATAAAATTGATATATTGTTAGTATATATTTTTACCTTATTAAAAAAAATTAACAATCTTCAAATTGATCTGCGTACTTCTATTTACTCATTAAAAATACCCTGATAAAGACCAGGGTATTTTAAGTTAAAAAATGTTTTATATGTGATAAACTGTTTTTTAGAATCTGTATTTAACGTTGAATCCGTAAAAGAAGTAGGCTTTCCCGGGTCCCGGATTAAGGTCTGTACTCACTCCTTTAGGATATCCATTTCCTGCATCAGAATCATTGATACTGTTTCCTAAGAACAGGAAGGTATAATTAATCTGGCTGGTAAGGTTATTCCCCATTACATATACATCAAGATCAAAATTATTGAAAGATTTTTTAAATCCTAATTTTGAATTAAGCAGCCCAAATCCTTTTACCAGGTTTGTATTATTAAAGTCTGTGTACACATTTCCCAAATAATTATAGGTATTCACAAGATAAAAACCTGGTTTGGTAAAGATATCCAATCCTACAGCGTATTTATTTCTTGGGACTCCCACTACGGTTTTGTGATCATAGGTATCCTTTCTTCCTCCCACTATGGTTGTAAAGTCTTTATACTTCGCGTCATAATAAGACAGGTTTACAAAAGGAACAATTCTTTCAATAAAAGAATTTTCGGCTCTGTACTGGTACCCTACGCTGACTTCCAGTCCTGTATTTTTCTGGCTTCCGGTATTAGTCCAATACGTTTGTCCCGGAGTGGTGCTGTTAGGAATGACAAGCTGTGTAAGTTTATCAGAATAGTCGATTCTGAATGCAGAAATCCTATAATCTAATTTCGTATTCAGTAAAAGTCCGTGCACACTGAAGTCAAGCATTCTTGCACGTTCAGGTTTTAAATCATCATTCGTTGTATTTGTAGCAGTAATAAATGAAGAGGCTGCGGTAGGAGAATTGTATCCTTCGCTGTAGCTCAGATTAAAAATCTGATGTTTCCATTCTTTCTGTAACGCAAAATGCGGGGTATAAGCCATTTCATATTTTTTATTGAATGACTGGTCTTTACGGCCGGCGATGAGACCTGGCAAGGCATAAAGATCTTTTCTGTCATAGTTGGTTCTATTCCCGCTGATCCCCGCCAACAAAGTAAGTCCCCAAGGTTTATACGTTAGATAATCAATGACAAAATAAGTGGATTGATTGTTATTGTATTTAAAATAAGAAGCTCCGGCCATTCCTGTTGTCTGTAAAGGTTCTGTTTCTGATCCGGTAAAGCGGTAACTTGAAGTTGTAGATACAGAATTCTGTATTTCAGCTCCGAAATCCAATCGGTTTTCAAAGTCTTTAAAATCGTTCTTTAATGTAAAAGTGGAACGTAACCCTACATTCGGAGCGCTTGTAATGCCATATGCTCCGGCCGAAACACTTTCTGTGTTTGCATTATAATAAAACAGGGTTGTATAGTTTCTTAAATTTGAAGTAAGACTTACCGTATTGCTCAATCCTACTCTTGTGGATTTTATTTTCGTCCCTGAATTTTTCCGGATATAAGCAGGGTTTCCATTATCAATACCTGCATAATAGTCATCGTAGGAAATCTGTCCTGAGGTATGTTCATAGGAATATGCCTGGCTTGCAAAGAAACTTAACTGGTCTTTTTTGCTTAATTTTACGGTACCGTTTATATTGAAGAAGTTTTTCAATCCTCCTCCATTCGGTCTGTATCCGTCTGTTTCAAGATGTCCGTATGCGGCACTTACTGAATAATTATCATCAGCAACATTCAACTGTGTTCTTGACTGAAAGGTCTTGAATGCTCCAAACATTGCATTTTCGGAAACGGATGCTCCTTTTGTAAAGTCCGGACGGGTATAGAAACGTACTGCACCTCCTACTCCTCCTCCATACATGGTAGCAGCAGGCCCTTTAATAACCTCAACGTTGGTTACGTAAGCAAAATCCACATCATCCAATACGGTAATTCCTTCGGCATTGGTCAAAGGCATATTGTTCCAGTAGGCTTTTACGCCCCAGTTATTAAATTTCTGATCATTCCCATAGCCCCTCAATACCAGCCTCTGCCCTCCGAAATTGGTTCGTTTGTCTACCTGAAGTCCAGACATTGTAGATAAAGTCTGATCTATTGCGGCAGGATTATTTCTATTCAGATCCTCTTCAGAAAGGGTTTCTACGGATTGTGCGTGTCTTTTGAATTCTGCACGCTCCTGTTTAATTTTTTTTCTTCCCAGAATATTGACCTCATCAATTGATCCTTCCTGTGTTTGCTGAGCATATGCAATTGTACAGCCTAACAAAGCTGCTATGCCTATATATTTTTTCATTTTTTAAATTTGTTACCATTAATATTATATTCGCCTAATTGTAAAGTACATTTCCGGCGGAGGAAAAATAATGGTTAAATAATGGGTGTTTTCCAGTTCATGAGAATGTCTGGAAACGGTTTCTGAAAAACGATTTGAAAAAAAACTGAATTCTTTTGTTTCAAAAACGGCAAAAGAGATATGGGTTTTAAACAGGCTTTTGTTGTGACCGGGTAGGTCTATCTGCAGCCGTAAGCATTTTTTTTTCGCTGCCAGCTTTCTGGAAAAGTCCAGCAGAGAATTGAGGATAATATCTTTTTTATCAATATAGCAGAAAATATATTTCTTTCCCTTGATCATACTGATTCTGATGATATCATATGAATATCCGTGGAGTGTAAACTCTTTTTCTTCTTTCCATTCCGCTTCTTCCAGGTCTTTTTCTGTAAAACAGATGGTTTCTGACTTTCTGAAATTACCTTCTACAATGCAGTATTGTGTTTTTTTATACAGCTCTCTTTTAACATCAGAAACTACAGAATACATCACATTACTGAATAATATGATTACCGGAATACACAGAAAAATAAAAAGTAGTTTTTTATTCAAAGAATGAAAGGTATTTAAGGAGCAGGTTCTTCAGATGACTCTACAGCAGTAAATTTTGAAATGCTTACTTTGTACAGTGTTGGTGATCCTTTTATGGTGTATTGTATCCAATTGTTTTTTGGATTTGTTTTTTGAGAAGCAGGATTTTCCACGGGGGCACCTGCCGGAAAATTATCAACTGTCACAGCGTCTTCATTATTTTTATAGGAAAGACTGCCTCTTACCGTTATTGTATTTCCTGTATTGCTTTGAACGAACGAAATGGCATTCCCTTCTGCCATCAATGTTTTTACGGTAATCACACTGTTATTTTTCTTTTTCAGTTTAAGAGTATATACGGCCCCTCTTACGCCTGCTCTTCCTCCTGTCCATTCGGTTTTTTCAGCAGAGATTACAGATACTGTCTTATCCTGATACAAAGAGGATACCGGCATCCCGCAGGAAGCCAGCGTCCAAAATATTATTAAATACAATTGATTATTCATTTTTCTAATCATCATCACCTCCAGTACGTCCTAATACCAGGAAGTTTCCACTATATACAATTTCTCCTTTAGATTCGGCTTTCAGTATATAAGTTCCGGGTACCAGCTTTTGTCCAAACTCTTCATCAGACTTTACATTTTTCTTGCTGTATACCAGTCTGCCTGATCCATCAACAATGCTTATATCTACAGTGCTGTATCTATTCGTATCAAATCTCAGATGAGAAATTCCCTTAGACGGGTTTGGATAGATAATATTCACATCTTTTTTAGATTTTGTTTCTGTTGTTGCCAATGAAGTCACAGTATTCTGAGTTGTCCAGGCTCCTCTTCCGTAAGTGGAAACCAAAACAGTTTTAGTGGCGGGTCTGTAATCTAAATTGGTAATTCTCACATTTCCTATATTTCCTGTTACAGAAGCCCATTCAGGAGTTAGAGACAGGAAGTTGGTAGTACCCCATACGCCCATTTCCGTTCCCACCAGCACTTCATCCGGATTGTCAGGGTTTCTTAATACAGTTCTTACAGGCATGTCCGGAAGGTTACCTTCTTTATTCTGCCATGTAGTTCCGCCATCTGTAGAATAAAAAACACTGGTCAGGTTATAGTTGGAGAAAGTGGTGATAATTTCATTTTCATTTGCTCCAAATTCTATATCAGATACAGTTCCAGTTACTGGTGAAGTTAATAAGGTTGCCGCGTAAGATGTAGTGTTGGCATTTGTCACTTTAAAGATTCTTCCCAGGTTGGTCCCTACAAAAAGAGAGGTAGAAGCTGTAGTATAGGGAGATACTTTCATCCAGGAAATCTGCTCTCCGGTTTGTGCAGTTCCTACCGTGACTGTATTGTTGGTAAATGATGTAGCCGTAGCAGAAAGTCCGGATGTTCTGAAAAGCGTAAGTCCGGAACGGTAAGAAAAGAAAACATCATTTATTCTGTCCAGCGCTATTTCGTTCACAAAGTGCCCTAAGCTTCTGTTAGCACTGGTAGAGATAAGGTTATATGCGTTATTTGTTAATAAATAGTGGTTATTGTTTGTATAACTTGCAATTTCGTAGTTATCCTGATCATCATATTCAGTATACATTCCGTCTCCACCTGTAGCAGACTGAGCCGTAAGGAAATTATTGGCCAGCGGTACACCATACAGCCACCATGATCCGTTATCCTGTGCTCCTGCTAGTAATTCTTCATCAGCAGGTGTTTTTACAGGGTTCAGCATTGCAGAGTAAAACTGCGTTACATTATATCTGGTATTTCTGACCGAAAATCCGCCTACGGATCCGATAGTGGATTTGTTAGCGGCATAATAGATTCCTCCGTCATTTCCAAACAACATCTGTCCTGTTGCGTAGTTATTATAAGGATTGAAAACAATTTCGTGCTGGTCCGCATGCACCTGTGAAACCTGCAAAGCAGCCATATTATTGTTATTGGACCACTTTGAGATCTGTGTCCAGTTTGCTCCTCCATTGGTAGATTTGTACAAATCAATACCGCCGATATACAGGGTATTATCATCCTGAGGATCTGTTTCAATAATGAGATCATAAAAGGACTGTCCTCTTGTAAAGTCATTAGCAGGAATACTTGTATCAGTTGCAGTAGGTAATGTCAAAACAGGAGCTACATCATTGGTGGCCAGCCAGGTGGCCCCTCCGTCTGCTGATTTCGCAATTCTGATTGGCTCAGACGAACTGGCTCCCTGCATAAATGCATATATTTTATTGGCATCTGTTTTAGAAAGGGTAAAGTTTACTCTTGCACCGCTGCTGCCTACATTATACATCTGATTAAATGTATTTCCATCTGCAGATTTAAAGATTCTCCCTCCGGAATCTATGTTTGAAAACCGGGAAGATCTTGTAGAAACCCATACTGCATTATCCGCTCCTATTTCTATCTGCTGAATAGAGTATCCTGTTGTACTGGTAACACCGGTAGTGGTATTAAGAGCAAGCAGGCTGTTATTCTTAGTGAATGTCGCACCGCCATCAGTAGATTTATATAATCCTGCCTGGCTCAGTCCCTGCCATCCATCATTGAAAGAAATTCCTACATAGGAACCGCTTACTCCGGCATATACTTCTGAAACGCCATTATTATTCCTTACTTTAATATCATTAATATAGAAATTACCATTTCTTACTCCAGAAGAAGAATAAGTTACCGGAATGGTGAAAATCTGCGTCCAGGTGGTTCCTCCGTTCGTTGATTTCCATATTCCTGATCCTACTGCATCAGTAGTGGGTGCCTCTCCTGTTCCTACATAAAAAATTTGTGGGTTATTAGGGTCATACGTAATACTTGAAACAGAGGTATTGGCCCAGAATGTACTTAATGGCTGCCACTCGTTGGAGGCTACGGAAGGATCCTGATTTACCCAAAGACCTCCTGAAACACTTCCTGCAAATACTCTTTTACCTGTAGGATCATTGGGATCATACATGATTGCTCTTGTTCTTCCGCCTACGCTGTATGGACCTCTTTCAATCCAGGGTTCGTTGACAATTTTACTTGTTGCGGAGGTATTTGGTCTGGAGATAAAAGACATAGGATGTGAGGCCTTGTATTTACCTGTTAAGATATCCTGGTTCACTTTTGTCAGTCCTTCGAAATTGGTTCTTCCTGTAACAGGGTCCATTGTTCTTTTGTAATCCTCTTCATTGTATAAATTAGGAGGTATTCCTGCTGCTTTTGCAATTTTATGAGCTTTTTTCAGATCTTTCTCATATTTAGCATACATTTTCTGGAGCTGTTTTTGATTGTCCTTAAGCGTATTTTGCTCCTGTGCATACATATTGATACAAAGCAAGACTGCTGCAATAGGGTAAAGTTTCATTCCATTCAATTTTTTACAAATTTAACCAAGAAAAATGATATTTTTTAATTAATTCGAATTAATTATTATTAATTTATAACAAAAATTAACAAGAATATCGTAAATTGAGATATTGATAATTATTTAAGGTATTTTGAAAAAAAAATTGCGAAATATAAAAAAAGTTTAAAAAAGGAACAGGTTGGTGAATTATTTCCTAATCAGCATTGAACAAAAAAATGCCCTGATAAAATCAGGGCATTCTTATTTTATTGTAAAAGAAATCTTACGCTTGAACGTTGTTTCCTCCCAATACGAAAGGCTCAACTTCTTTGATTTCTCCGAACTGCTGCTCGTAGTTTGCGATGTTCTGCTGAAGAGCGCTTAATACTCTTTTAGCATGAAGTGGAGCAAGAATAACTCTTGATCTTACTTTAGCCTGCTGAACACCTGGCATCAACTGAATAAAGTCTACTACAAATTCAGATGGAGAGTGGTTTACCAATGCAAGGTTAGCATAGATACCAGCAGCTACCATTTCGTTTAATTCGATGTTGATGTTTCCGTCTTGTGGATTTTGATTGTTGTCCATTGTTATAAATTATGTTTTTAAAATTCGAAATTTGAGATTGTGAAAATATAAAAATAAATTCAAATCCCAAATTTCAAATCATTAATTTTAGTTAAGGTCTTCGAATTCTTTCTTAGAACCTACAATAACGTTCTGATACTCTTTAAGACCTGTACCTGCAGGAATTCTGTGTCCTACAATTACATTTTCTTTAAGACCGTTAAGATCGTCTATCTTACCAGCAACTGCTGCTTCGTTAAGAACTTTAGTTGTTTCCTGGAATGATGCTGCAGACATGAATGACTTCGTTTGAAGTGCTGCTCTTGTAATACCTTGTAGTACAGGAGTTGCCGTAGCAGGAAGAGCTTCTCTTACTTCTACCAGACTTAAGTCTTCACGCTTCAACTTAGAGTTTTCGTCTCTTAATTCTCTCGCAGTAATCATCTGACCTGGTTGGAATTCTTTAGAATCACCAGCATCTACCACTACTTTAAGACCGAATACTCTGTTGTTTTCTTCCAAGAAATCATACTTGTGCTCAAGAGCTCCTTCAAGGAATTGAGTATCACCTCCATCAACGATAGATACTTTCGTCATCATCTGTCTTACGATAATTTCGAAGTGCTTATCATCAATTTTTACCCCTTGTAGACGGTAAACTTCCTGAATCTCGTTTACTAAGTATTCCTGAACGGCAGTTGGGCCTTTAATTCTTAAGATATCTTCCGGTGTGATAGAACCGTCAGAAAGCGGAGAACCTGCTCTTACGAAGTCATTCTCCTGAACAAGAATCTGGTTAGAAAGTTTTACTAAGTAAATTTTTCTTTCTCCAGTTTTAGCCTCAACAATAAGTTCACGGTTACCTCTCTTAATTTTTCCGTAAGAAACTACCCCGTCGATTTCAGTAACAACCGCTGGGTTTGAAGGGTTTCTTGCTTCGAATAATTCGGTAACTCTCGGAAGACCTCCGGTGATATCCCCTGCTTTTGCAGATTTTCTTGGGATTTTAATTAGGACTTTACCAGCCTTAATTTTTTCACCATCGTTTACCATTAAGTGGGCTCCTACCGGTAAGTTGTAAGCTTTCTGCTCAACTCCTTTAGAATCTACCACCTTCAAGGTAGGTACGGCTTTCTTATTTCTAGATTCAGAGATTACTTTCTCTTCGAATCCTGTTTGTTCGTCAATTTCAAGCTGGAATGAAATACCCTGGATGATATCCTCGTATTCTACCTTACCTGAAGTTTCAGCAATGATAACCGCGTTATATGGATCCCATCTACAGATTGTATCTCCTTTCTTCACTTTATCACCTGGTTTTACAGATAATATAGATCCGTAAGGTACGTTAGCTACCATTAATGGAGTTCTGGACTCATTATCAGCAACTAATCTGAATTCTGTTGAACGGGAAACTACAACCTCAGCTGTATTACCGTTTTCATCTTCAGAAGTAATTGTTCTTACTTCATCCATTTCAACGATACCATCTCTTCTTGCAACGATAGATGGGTTTTCTGATACGTTACCTGCAGTACCCCCTTGGTGGAAGGTTCTCAACGTAAGCTGAGTACCTGGTTCCCCAATTGACTGTGCTGCAATTACACCTACCGCTTCACCCATGTGAATCACTTTACCTGTTGCTAAGTTTCTACCGTAACATTTCGCACAGATACCTTTCTTAGCTTCACAAGTTAATGGTGAACGAACCTCCACAGCTTCTAATCCTGCTTCTTCGATTCTCTTCGCCAATGCTTCAATGATCACCTGATCTGCACTTGCAATAAGTTCATCAGTTTCAGGATCGTAAATATTATGAAGAGATACTCTACCTAAGATTCTTTCAGAGATTCTTTCAACAATCTCGTCATTTTTCTTAAGTGCAGTAACTTCTGTACCTCTTAATGTTCCACAGTCGTCTTCTGTAACAATAACGTCTTGTGCAACGTCTACCAATCTTCTCGTTAAGTAACCAGCATCAGCTGTCTTAAGAGCGGTATCCGCAAGTCCCTTACGGGCACCGTGGGTAGAGATAAAGTACTCTAGAATCGAAAGACCTTCCTTAAAGTTGGCAAGGATCGGGTTTTCGATGATCTCCGCTCCGGTAGAACCAGCTTTCTGCGGTTTTGCCATCAAACCTCTCATCCCTGATAACTGACGGATCTGTTCTTTAGAACCCCTCGCTCCAGAGTCAAGCATCATATATACAGAGTTGAAACCACCTTGGTCAGTTTTCATTCTGCTCATGATCATTTCAGTTAATCCTGCGTTGGTATTTGTCCAAACGTCGATTACCTGGTTATAACGTTCTGTATCTGTAATTAGACCCATGTTATAGTTGGCTCTAATTTCGTCTACTGTTTCAATAGATGAAGCAATCATTTGTTTTTTCTCAACAGGAACTACAATATCCCCCAGTGAGAATGAAAGACCTCCTTTGAATGCGTTTGAGTAACCTAAGTCTTTCATTGCATCCAGGAACTTCACAGTTGTAGGGAAATCTGTATCAGCAAGGATCTTACCGATAACGTTTCTCAATGATTTCTTCGTAAGAAGTTCATTGATATATCCTACCTGTTTAGGCACAATCTGGTTGAATAGAATTCTACCTACAGAAGTTTCGATCAATCTTGTAACGATTTCTCCGTCTTCTTTGATAGGTAGTCTACATCTTACTTTAGCATTTAAAGATACTCTACCTTCAGCATAAGCAATTTCTGCTTCTTCAGGAGAATAGAACGCAAGACCTTCACCTTTTACTTTCATGGTCTCAGTAGAACTTAATTCTTTAGTCATGAAATAAAGACCAAGAACCATGTCCTGAGATGGTACTGTAATTGGAGAACCATTTGCAGGGTTCAA
The nucleotide sequence above comes from Chryseobacterium sp. 7. Encoded proteins:
- a CDS encoding T9SS type A sorting domain-containing protein, whose amino-acid sequence is MKLYPIAAVLLCINMYAQEQNTLKDNQKQLQKMYAKYEKDLKKAHKIAKAAGIPPNLYNEEDYKRTMDPVTGRTNFEGLTKVNQDILTGKYKASHPMSFISRPNTSATSKIVNEPWIERGPYSVGGRTRAIMYDPNDPTGKRVFAGSVSGGLWVNQDPSVASNEWQPLSTFWANTSVSSITYDPNNPQIFYVGTGEAPTTDAVGSGIWKSTNGGTTWTQIFTIPVTYSSSGVRNGNFYINDIKVRNNNGVSEVYAGVSGSYVGISFNDGWQGLSQAGLYKSTDGGATFTKNNSLLALNTTTGVTSTTGYSIQQIEIGADNAVWVSTRSSRFSNIDSGGRIFKSADGNTFNQMYNVGSSGARVNFTLSKTDANKIYAFMQGASSSEPIRIAKSADGGATWLATNDVAPVLTLPTATDTSIPANDFTRGQSFYDLIIETDPQDDNTLYIGGIDLYKSTNGGANWTQISKWSNNNNMAALQVSQVHADQHEIVFNPYNNYATGQMLFGNDGGIYYAANKSTIGSVGGFSVRNTRYNVTQFYSAMLNPVKTPADEELLAGAQDNGSWWLYGVPLANNFLTAQSATGGDGMYTEYDDQDNYEIASYTNNNHYLLTNNAYNLISTSANRSLGHFVNEIALDRINDVFFSYRSGLTLFRTSGLSATATSFTNNTVTVGTAQTGEQISWMKVSPYTTASTSLFVGTNLGRIFKVTNANTTSYAATLLTSPVTGTVSDIEFGANENEIITTFSNYNLTSVFYSTDGGTTWQNKEGNLPDMPVRTVLRNPDNPDEVLVGTEMGVWGTTNFLSLTPEWASVTGNIGNVRITNLDYRPATKTVLVSTYGRGAWTTQNTVTSLATTETKSKKDVNIIYPNPSKGISHLRFDTNRYSTVDISIVDGSGRLVYSKKNVKSDEEFGQKLVPGTYILKAESKGEIVYSGNFLVLGRTGGDDD
- a CDS encoding DUF3467 domain-containing protein, which produces MDNNQNPQDGNINIELNEMVAAGIYANLALVNHSPSEFVVDFIQLMPGVQQAKVRSRVILAPLHAKRVLSALQQNIANYEQQFGEIKEVEPFVLGGNNVQA
- the rpoC gene encoding DNA-directed RNA polymerase subunit beta'; its protein translation is MSNKNKSSRFNKITIGLASPESILQDSRGEVLKPETINYRTHKPERDGLFCEKIFGPVKDYECACGKYKRIRYKGIVCDRCGVEVTEKKVRRERIGHINLVVPIAHIWYFRSLPNKIGYLLGIPSKKLDMIIYYERYVVIQQGIAKKLDGSDFENMEFLTEEEYLDIMETLPVENQYLDDSDPNKFIARMGAEAVEDLLKRIDLDALSFDLRHKAHNEGSKQRRTEALKRLNVVEALRGANTRMINRPEWMIMRVLPVIPPELRPLVPLDGGRFATSDLNDLYRRVIIRNNRLKRLLEIKAPEVILRNEKRMLQESVDSLFDNTRKSSAVKSESNRPLKSLSDSLKGKQGRFRQNLLGKRVDYSARSVIVVGPNLQLHECGIPKDMAAELYKPFIIRKLIERGIVKTVKSAKRIIDRKEPVVYDILENVMKGHPVLLNRAPTLHRLGIQAFQPKMIEGKAIQLHPLVTTAFNADFDGDQMAVHLPLGPEAILEAQLLMLGSQNILNPANGSPITVPSQDMVLGLYFMTKELSSTETMKVKGEGLAFYSPEEAEIAYAEGRVSLNAKVRCRLPIKEDGEIVTRLIETSVGRILFNQIVPKQVGYINELLTKKSLRNVIGKILADTDFPTTVKFLDAMKDLGYSNAFKGGLSFSLGDIVVPVEKKQMIASSIETVDEIRANYNMGLITDTERYNQVIDVWTNTNAGLTEMIMSRMKTDQGGFNSVYMMLDSGARGSKEQIRQLSGMRGLMAKPQKAGSTGAEIIENPILANFKEGLSILEYFISTHGARKGLADTALKTADAGYLTRRLVDVAQDVIVTEDDCGTLRGTEVTALKKNDEIVERISERILGRVSLHNIYDPETDELIASADQVIIEALAKRIEEAGLEAVEVRSPLTCEAKKGICAKCYGRNLATGKVIHMGEAVGVIAAQSIGEPGTQLTLRTFHQGGTAGNVSENPSIVARRDGIVEMDEVRTITSEDENGNTAEVVVSRSTEFRLVADNESRTPLMVANVPYGSILSVKPGDKVKKGDTICRWDPYNAVIIAETSGKVEYEDIIQGISFQLEIDEQTGFEEKVISESRNKKAVPTLKVVDSKGVEQKAYNLPVGAHLMVNDGEKIKAGKVLIKIPRKSAKAGDITGGLPRVTELFEARNPSNPAVVTEIDGVVSYGKIKRGNRELIVEAKTGERKIYLVKLSNQILVQENDFVRAGSPLSDGSITPEDILRIKGPTAVQEYLVNEIQEVYRLQGVKIDDKHFEIIVRQMMTKVSIVDGGDTQFLEGALEHKYDFLEENNRVFGLKVVVDAGDSKEFQPGQMITARELRDENSKLKREDLSLVEVREALPATATPVLQGITRAALQTKSFMSAASFQETTKVLNEAAVAGKIDDLNGLKENVIVGHRIPAGTGLKEYQNVIVGSKKEFEDLN